A genomic window from Salvia splendens isolate huo1 chromosome 11, SspV2, whole genome shotgun sequence includes:
- the LOC121753569 gene encoding 3-dehydroquinate synthase homolog isoform X1: MAALFPSASMRQSDIEGKLGVAHFSLHNKKTTPIWQSGFSVKAMSVSKSEKKQVWIWTQKKEVMTAAVERGWHTFIFQSDCRELASQWSSLALLFPLFVEEGGLFDGEHVKVATLFEVSSPAQLKNLELLSDKADNVVVDLLDWQVIPAENIVAAIQGTQKTVFAISKTPSEAQLFFEALEHGLGGVVLKTEDVDAIFQLKEYLDKRNNQGSLLELTKATVTNIQMVGMGDRVCVDMCSLMRPGEGLLVGCFARGLFLIHSECLESNYISSRPFRVNAGPVHAYVAVPGEKTSYLSELKAGREVVVVDQDGMQRTAIVGRVKIETRPLILVEANVLDDHQISYTMILQNAETVALVGAGHQNQAIPVTSLKLGDEVLLSVQGGARHTGIQIEEFIVEK; this comes from the exons ATGGCTGCCCTATTTCCTTCAGCTTCTATGCGCCAATCTGACATCGAAG GCAAATTGGGAGTGGCCCATTTTTCGCTTCATAACAAGAAAACAACGCCAATTTGGCAGAGTGGGTTTTCTGTAAAGGCAATGAGTGTTTCAAAGTCGGAAAAGAAGCAAGTTTGGATATGGACGCAGAAGAAAGAAGTAATGACCGCTGCTGTGGAGAGGGGTTGGCATACTTTCATCTTTCAATCTGATTGCCGTGAGCTTGCTTCTCAGTGGTCGT CTTTGGCATTGTTGTTTCCTCTCTTTGTAGAAGAAGGAGGGCTCTTTGATGGGGAGCACGTCAAAGTCGCCACCCTCTTTGAGGTTTCTTCTCCCGCACAGCTGAAGAATCTCGAGCTGTTGAGTGATAAAGCAGATAATGTTGTTGTGGATCTGCTGGACTGGCAG GTGATTCCTGCGGAAAATATTGTTGCAGCAATTCAAGGCACTCAGAAAACAGTCTTTGCCATCTCAAAGACGCCATCGGAAGCTCAATTGTTCTTTGAG GCATTGGAGCATGGTCTGGGAGGTGTGGTTTTGAAAACAGAGGACGTTGATGCCATTTTCCAGTTGAAG GAATATCTGGACAAAAGAAACAACCAAGGTAGTTTACTGGAATTGACAAAGGCCACGGTCACTAATATTCAAATGGTGGGAATGGGTGATCGTGTATGCGTTGACATGTGCAGCCTAATGAGACCCGGTGAAGGACTTCTG GTTGGATGCTTTGCTAGAGGGCTTTTTCTCATCCATTCCGAATGCTTAGAGTCGAATTACATTTCCAGCAGGCCTTTTCGGGTCAATGCG GGCCCAGTACATGCATACGTTGCTGTTCCTGGGGAAAAGACTAGCTACCTTTCAGAACTAAAAGCCGGGAGAGAGGTAGTTGTTGTAGACCAAGATGGGATGCAGCGAACAGCCATTGTCGGTCGCGTGAAGATAGAGACAAGACCATTGATCCTTGTTGAGGCAAat GTACTTGATGATCATCAAATTTCCTACACTATGATCCTTCAAAATGCTGAAACAGTTGCTCTTGTTGGAG CGGGACATCAAAATCAAGCCATTCCCGTGACATCGTTGAAACTAGGTGACGAAGTTCTGCTAAGTGTGCAGGGAGGTGCACGACACACCGGTATACAAATAGAGGAATTCATTGTTGAGAAATGA
- the LOC121753569 gene encoding 3-dehydroquinate synthase homolog isoform X2 encodes MAALFPSASMRQSDIEGKLGVAHFSLHNKKTTPIWQSGFSVKAMSVSKSEKKQVWIWTQKKEVMTAAVERGWHTFIFQSDCRELASQWSSLALLFPLFVEEGGLFDGEHVKVATLFEVSSPAQLKNLELLSDKADNVVVDLLDWQVIPAENIVAAIQGTQKTVFAISKTPSEAQLFFEALEHGLGGVVLKTEDVDAIFQLKEYLDKRNNQGSLLELTKATVTNIQMVGMGDRVCVDMCSLMRPGEGLLVGCFARGLFLIHSECLESNYISSRPFRVNAGPVHAYVAVPGEKTSYLSELKAGREVVVVDQDGMQRTAIVGRVKIETRPLILVEVLDDHQISYTMILQNAETVALVGAGHQNQAIPVTSLKLGDEVLLSVQGGARHTGIQIEEFIVEK; translated from the exons ATGGCTGCCCTATTTCCTTCAGCTTCTATGCGCCAATCTGACATCGAAG GCAAATTGGGAGTGGCCCATTTTTCGCTTCATAACAAGAAAACAACGCCAATTTGGCAGAGTGGGTTTTCTGTAAAGGCAATGAGTGTTTCAAAGTCGGAAAAGAAGCAAGTTTGGATATGGACGCAGAAGAAAGAAGTAATGACCGCTGCTGTGGAGAGGGGTTGGCATACTTTCATCTTTCAATCTGATTGCCGTGAGCTTGCTTCTCAGTGGTCGT CTTTGGCATTGTTGTTTCCTCTCTTTGTAGAAGAAGGAGGGCTCTTTGATGGGGAGCACGTCAAAGTCGCCACCCTCTTTGAGGTTTCTTCTCCCGCACAGCTGAAGAATCTCGAGCTGTTGAGTGATAAAGCAGATAATGTTGTTGTGGATCTGCTGGACTGGCAG GTGATTCCTGCGGAAAATATTGTTGCAGCAATTCAAGGCACTCAGAAAACAGTCTTTGCCATCTCAAAGACGCCATCGGAAGCTCAATTGTTCTTTGAG GCATTGGAGCATGGTCTGGGAGGTGTGGTTTTGAAAACAGAGGACGTTGATGCCATTTTCCAGTTGAAG GAATATCTGGACAAAAGAAACAACCAAGGTAGTTTACTGGAATTGACAAAGGCCACGGTCACTAATATTCAAATGGTGGGAATGGGTGATCGTGTATGCGTTGACATGTGCAGCCTAATGAGACCCGGTGAAGGACTTCTG GTTGGATGCTTTGCTAGAGGGCTTTTTCTCATCCATTCCGAATGCTTAGAGTCGAATTACATTTCCAGCAGGCCTTTTCGGGTCAATGCG GGCCCAGTACATGCATACGTTGCTGTTCCTGGGGAAAAGACTAGCTACCTTTCAGAACTAAAAGCCGGGAGAGAGGTAGTTGTTGTAGACCAAGATGGGATGCAGCGAACAGCCATTGTCGGTCGCGTGAAGATAGAGACAAGACCATTGATCCTTGTTGAG GTACTTGATGATCATCAAATTTCCTACACTATGATCCTTCAAAATGCTGAAACAGTTGCTCTTGTTGGAG CGGGACATCAAAATCAAGCCATTCCCGTGACATCGTTGAAACTAGGTGACGAAGTTCTGCTAAGTGTGCAGGGAGGTGCACGACACACCGGTATACAAATAGAGGAATTCATTGTTGAGAAATGA
- the LOC121753569 gene encoding 3-dehydroquinate synthase homolog isoform X3 yields the protein MSVSKSEKKQVWIWTQKKEVMTAAVERGWHTFIFQSDCRELASQWSSLALLFPLFVEEGGLFDGEHVKVATLFEVSSPAQLKNLELLSDKADNVVVDLLDWQVIPAENIVAAIQGTQKTVFAISKTPSEAQLFFEALEHGLGGVVLKTEDVDAIFQLKEYLDKRNNQGSLLELTKATVTNIQMVGMGDRVCVDMCSLMRPGEGLLVGCFARGLFLIHSECLESNYISSRPFRVNAGPVHAYVAVPGEKTSYLSELKAGREVVVVDQDGMQRTAIVGRVKIETRPLILVEANVLDDHQISYTMILQNAETVALVGAGHQNQAIPVTSLKLGDEVLLSVQGGARHTGIQIEEFIVEK from the exons ATGAGTGTTTCAAAGTCGGAAAAGAAGCAAGTTTGGATATGGACGCAGAAGAAAGAAGTAATGACCGCTGCTGTGGAGAGGGGTTGGCATACTTTCATCTTTCAATCTGATTGCCGTGAGCTTGCTTCTCAGTGGTCGT CTTTGGCATTGTTGTTTCCTCTCTTTGTAGAAGAAGGAGGGCTCTTTGATGGGGAGCACGTCAAAGTCGCCACCCTCTTTGAGGTTTCTTCTCCCGCACAGCTGAAGAATCTCGAGCTGTTGAGTGATAAAGCAGATAATGTTGTTGTGGATCTGCTGGACTGGCAG GTGATTCCTGCGGAAAATATTGTTGCAGCAATTCAAGGCACTCAGAAAACAGTCTTTGCCATCTCAAAGACGCCATCGGAAGCTCAATTGTTCTTTGAG GCATTGGAGCATGGTCTGGGAGGTGTGGTTTTGAAAACAGAGGACGTTGATGCCATTTTCCAGTTGAAG GAATATCTGGACAAAAGAAACAACCAAGGTAGTTTACTGGAATTGACAAAGGCCACGGTCACTAATATTCAAATGGTGGGAATGGGTGATCGTGTATGCGTTGACATGTGCAGCCTAATGAGACCCGGTGAAGGACTTCTG GTTGGATGCTTTGCTAGAGGGCTTTTTCTCATCCATTCCGAATGCTTAGAGTCGAATTACATTTCCAGCAGGCCTTTTCGGGTCAATGCG GGCCCAGTACATGCATACGTTGCTGTTCCTGGGGAAAAGACTAGCTACCTTTCAGAACTAAAAGCCGGGAGAGAGGTAGTTGTTGTAGACCAAGATGGGATGCAGCGAACAGCCATTGTCGGTCGCGTGAAGATAGAGACAAGACCATTGATCCTTGTTGAGGCAAat GTACTTGATGATCATCAAATTTCCTACACTATGATCCTTCAAAATGCTGAAACAGTTGCTCTTGTTGGAG CGGGACATCAAAATCAAGCCATTCCCGTGACATCGTTGAAACTAGGTGACGAAGTTCTGCTAAGTGTGCAGGGAGGTGCACGACACACCGGTATACAAATAGAGGAATTCATTGTTGAGAAATGA